In a genomic window of Mycolicibacillus parakoreensis:
- a CDS encoding alpha-(1->3)-arabinofuranosyltransferase has protein sequence MSRRWLWLVGTVALVGTFLQAPGQIAPDTKLDLTANPLRFLARATNLWNSELPFGQAQNQAYGYLFPHGTFFLAGDVLGLPGWVTQRLWWALLLAVGFWGLLRVAEALRIGSPTSRVLAAAAFALCPRVLTTLGSISSETLPMMLAPWVLLPVIVALRGGPAPRSLRVLAGQAALAMALMGAVNAVATLAGCLPALIWWACHRPDRRWWAFTGWAALAAALASLWWLTALVALGRISPPFLDFIESSGVTTQWTSLTEMLRGTAAWTPFVAPDATAGTALVTGPLYILATGLVAAAGLAGLALAATGLGAGRRHPAAGRLVTMLLVGVMLLGLGYAGGLGSPLATPVQEFLDAAGAPLRNVHKLESVIRIPLTLGLAVLLGRIPLPGSAPSAQWRTAFAHPERDKRVAVGIVVLCALLTATSLAWTGRLTPPGTFTAIPSYWQQAADWLDAHNTGRPTPGRVLVVPGAPFATQVWGSSHDEPLQVLGDSPWAVRDSIPLTPPQAIRAFDSVQRLLAGGRPSAGLADTLIRQGIAYLVVRNDLDPDTSRSARPILVHQAIEGSPGLSKVAEFGEPVGPGTLDGFVIDSGLRPTYPPVEIYRVESATNPAAPYLVDADTMARIDGGPEVLARLDERQRLLGAAPLGPALLTADARRAGLAAPTVTVTDTPVARETDYGRVDHHSSAARALDERRHTHNRVPDYPVPDTPLVVGAWTGGRLTASSSAADATALPNVSPASAPAAAVDGDSATAWVSNSLQAAVGQWLQVDFDHPVTSGSITVTPSATAVGAQVRRIQVETPNGTTTLTFDEAGRPLSTALPYGETPWVRLTATGTDDGSPGVQFGITELAVTAYDASGFAHPVELRHTLTVPGPPPGSTVTRWDLGAELLGRPGCAEGPDGVRCAASMGLAPEEEAVFSRTLTVVRPITVRPTVWLRPRQGPQLADLLAAPGVTRSFGDSDLIDVLGSSYAATDGDPDTAWSAPQRVVRDKTPPTLTLRLPTATRVSGLRVVPARSEVPTTPSVLAVDLGDGPQVRTLDTADRGPTTLPLAAHVTDTVTVSLLDWDDVIDRTALGFDQLKPPGLAEITVLGADGAPVAAADRDTDRSRPVRVDCAHGPVIAVAGRFVHTSITTTAGALLDGGPVAAHACDDTPITLPLGRQELLISPGSAFVVDGARLTGAHPKTPAAPPTPVTTGVWRADHRELRVPAAEAARVLVVPESVNPGWRAHTDDGTALTAVTVNGWQQGWVLPAGTSGPITLSFASNTGYRLGLLGGLALLPLVALLALVGRRARGHRPARPTRAWAPGPLAATAAALSVGTLIAGPVGTAVFAAALAARRLRRGAAVTVGFAAAGLTVAAAALARYPWRSVDGYIGHSAGVQLAALVSVAAVAAAALPGRRTDRGEP, from the coding sequence ACCCAGCGGCTGTGGTGGGCGCTGCTGCTCGCCGTGGGGTTCTGGGGGCTGCTGCGGGTCGCCGAGGCGCTGCGCATCGGCAGCCCCACCTCGCGGGTGCTGGCCGCCGCGGCGTTCGCGCTCTGCCCGCGGGTGCTGACCACGTTGGGGTCGATCTCCTCGGAGACCCTGCCGATGATGTTGGCGCCGTGGGTGCTGCTGCCGGTGATCGTGGCGCTGCGCGGCGGCCCGGCCCCCCGGTCGCTGCGGGTGCTGGCCGGCCAGGCCGCACTGGCGATGGCGCTGATGGGCGCGGTCAACGCGGTCGCCACGCTGGCCGGGTGCCTGCCCGCGCTGATCTGGTGGGCCTGCCACCGCCCGGACCGCCGCTGGTGGGCGTTCACCGGGTGGGCCGCCCTGGCCGCGGCGCTGGCCAGCCTGTGGTGGCTGACCGCGCTGGTGGCGCTGGGCCGGATCAGCCCGCCGTTCCTCGACTTCATCGAATCGTCCGGGGTGACCACCCAGTGGACCTCGCTGACCGAGATGCTGCGCGGCACCGCCGCCTGGACCCCGTTCGTCGCCCCCGACGCCACCGCCGGCACCGCGCTGGTGACCGGCCCGCTCTACATCCTGGCGACCGGGCTGGTGGCCGCCGCCGGGCTGGCCGGGTTGGCGCTGGCGGCCACCGGGCTGGGGGCGGGCCGCCGCCACCCGGCGGCCGGCCGGCTGGTGACGATGCTGCTGGTCGGGGTGATGCTGCTGGGGCTGGGCTACGCCGGCGGGCTGGGTTCGCCGCTGGCGACCCCGGTGCAGGAGTTCCTCGACGCGGCCGGGGCGCCGCTGCGCAACGTGCACAAACTGGAGTCGGTGATCCGGATCCCGCTCACGCTGGGGCTGGCGGTGCTGCTGGGCCGGATCCCGCTGCCCGGCAGCGCGCCGAGCGCACAGTGGCGCACCGCGTTCGCCCACCCGGAACGCGACAAGCGGGTCGCGGTCGGCATCGTGGTGCTCTGCGCGCTGCTCACCGCCACCTCGCTGGCGTGGACCGGCCGGCTGACCCCGCCGGGCACGTTCACGGCGATCCCGTCCTACTGGCAGCAGGCCGCCGACTGGCTCGACGCCCACAACACCGGGCGCCCCACCCCGGGGCGGGTGCTGGTGGTCCCCGGCGCCCCGTTCGCCACCCAGGTCTGGGGCAGCAGCCACGACGAGCCGCTGCAGGTGCTCGGCGACAGCCCGTGGGCGGTGCGCGACTCGATTCCGCTCACCCCGCCGCAGGCGATCCGGGCGTTCGACTCGGTGCAGCGCCTTCTGGCGGGCGGCCGGCCCTCGGCCGGGCTGGCCGACACCCTGATCCGGCAGGGCATCGCCTACCTGGTGGTCCGCAACGATCTGGATCCCGACACGTCGCGCTCGGCGCGCCCGATCCTGGTGCACCAGGCGATCGAGGGCTCCCCGGGGTTGAGCAAGGTCGCCGAGTTCGGTGAGCCGGTCGGGCCCGGCACCCTCGACGGGTTCGTCATCGACTCCGGTCTGCGCCCCACCTACCCGCCGGTGGAGATCTACCGGGTCGAGTCGGCCACCAACCCCGCCGCCCCCTACCTGGTCGACGCCGACACGATGGCGCGCATCGACGGCGGCCCGGAGGTCCTGGCCCGCCTCGACGAACGCCAACGGCTGCTCGGCGCCGCCCCGCTGGGCCCGGCGCTGCTCACCGCCGACGCCCGCCGCGCCGGGCTGGCGGCCCCGACGGTCACCGTCACCGACACCCCGGTGGCCCGCGAGACCGACTACGGGCGGGTCGATCACCACTCGTCGGCGGCCCGCGCCCTCGACGAGCGCCGCCACACCCACAACCGGGTGCCCGACTATCCGGTGCCCGACACGCCGCTGGTGGTCGGCGCGTGGACCGGGGGCCGGCTCACCGCGTCGAGTTCGGCCGCCGACGCCACCGCACTGCCCAACGTCAGCCCGGCCAGCGCCCCGGCCGCCGCGGTCGACGGCGACTCGGCGACCGCGTGGGTCTCCAACTCGCTGCAGGCCGCGGTCGGCCAGTGGCTGCAGGTCGACTTCGACCACCCGGTCACCAGCGGCAGCATCACCGTGACGCCGAGCGCCACCGCGGTCGGCGCCCAGGTGCGCCGCATCCAGGTCGAGACCCCCAACGGCACCACGACACTGACGTTCGACGAGGCCGGCCGGCCGTTGAGCACCGCGCTGCCCTACGGCGAAACCCCGTGGGTGCGGCTGACCGCGACCGGCACCGACGACGGCTCGCCGGGGGTGCAGTTCGGCATCACCGAACTGGCGGTCACCGCCTACGACGCCTCCGGGTTCGCCCACCCGGTCGAGCTGCGCCACACCCTGACGGTGCCCGGCCCGCCGCCGGGCTCGACGGTGACCCGGTGGGATCTGGGCGCCGAACTGCTGGGCCGGCCCGGCTGCGCCGAGGGCCCCGACGGGGTCCGCTGCGCGGCGTCGATGGGCCTGGCCCCGGAGGAGGAGGCGGTGTTCAGCCGCACCCTGACCGTGGTGCGGCCGATCACGGTGCGCCCGACGGTGTGGCTGCGGCCCCGGCAGGGCCCGCAGCTGGCCGACCTGCTGGCCGCGCCGGGGGTCACCCGCAGCTTCGGGGACTCCGATCTCATCGACGTGCTCGGCTCGTCCTACGCCGCCACCGACGGCGACCCCGACACCGCCTGGAGCGCCCCGCAGCGGGTGGTGCGCGACAAGACCCCGCCGACGCTGACGCTGCGGCTGCCGACCGCCACCCGGGTCAGCGGCCTGCGGGTCGTCCCGGCCCGCTCGGAGGTGCCCACCACCCCGAGCGTGCTGGCGGTCGACCTCGGCGACGGCCCGCAGGTGCGCACCCTCGACACCGCCGACCGCGGGCCCACGACCCTGCCGTTGGCCGCCCACGTCACCGACACCGTCACCGTCAGCCTGCTGGACTGGGACGACGTCATCGACCGCACCGCGCTCGGTTTCGATCAGCTCAAACCGCCGGGGCTGGCCGAAATCACCGTGCTCGGCGCCGACGGGGCCCCGGTGGCCGCCGCGGACCGCGACACCGACCGGTCCCGGCCGGTGCGCGTCGACTGCGCGCACGGCCCGGTCATCGCGGTGGCCGGCCGGTTCGTGCACACCTCGATCACCACCACCGCCGGCGCCCTGCTCGACGGCGGCCCGGTGGCCGCGCACGCCTGCGACGACACCCCGATCACGCTGCCGCTGGGCCGCCAGGAGCTGCTGATCAGCCCCGGCTCGGCGTTCGTCGTCGACGGCGCCCGGCTCACCGGCGCACACCCGAAGACACCCGCCGCCCCGCCCACGCCGGTGACGACCGGGGTGTGGCGCGCCGATCACCGCGAACTGCGGGTGCCCGCCGCCGAGGCGGCGCGGGTGCTGGTGGTCCCCGAGAGCGTCAACCCGGGCTGGCGGGCCCACACCGACGACGGGACCGCGCTGACCGCGGTGACCGTCAACGGCTGGCAGCAGGGCTGGGTGCTGCCGGCCGGCACGTCCGGTCCGATCACGCTGAGCTTCGCGTCCAACACCGGCTATCGGCTCGGGTTGCTCGGCGGGCTGGCGCTGCTGCCGCTGGTGGCGCTGCTGGCTCTGGTCGGCCGCCGCGCCCGCGGGCACCGCCCGGCGCGGCCCACCCGCGCGTGGGCGCCGGGCCCGCTCGCCGCGACCGCCGCGGCGCTGAGCGTCGGGACCCTGATCGCCGGGCCGGTGGGCACCGCGGTGTTCGCCGCGGCGCTGGCCGCCCGCCGGCTGCGCCGCGGCGCGGCGGTGACCGTCGGGTTCGCCGCGGCGGGGCTGACGGTGGCCGCCGCGGCGCTGGCGCGCTACCCGTGGCGCTCGGTGGACGGCTACATCGGCCACTCCGCGGGGGTGCAGCTGGCGGCGCTGGTGTCGGTCGCCGCGGTGGCCGCCGCGGCGCTGCCGGGCCGGCGCACCGACCGCGGCGAACCGTGA
- a CDS encoding lipase maturation factor family protein, giving the protein MDWFGAPEYQLGRLVLERGIAAVYLIAFLAAARQFRALLGERGMLPIPRYLATRTFRQAPSIFHWHYSDRFFAAIAWGGAVLATALVAGASTLVPLWATMAAWLALWVGYLSIVNVGQQWYSFGWESLLCEAGFLAIFLGNDRVAPPVLVLWLTRWLLFRVEFGAGLIKLRGDRCWRDLTCLDYHHETQPMPGPASWFFHHLPAPLHRVEAAGNHLTQLVVPFGLFAPQPVAGIAAAIMIVTQLWLVASGNFAWLNWLTIVLAGGVLVAPGAATPATAAGPAPVWFVAAVVAVTVVVAVLSVWPVVNMVSAGQRMNASFNPLRLVNTYGAFGSVGRTRYEVVVEGTAHDALTDDAVWHEYEFRGKPGAPGRLPRQWAPYHLRLDWLMWFAALSPSYARGWFEPFLLRLLVNDPATVRLLRHNPFALAAPRFVRAQLYRYRFTTAAELRRDRTWWHRTLIGPYVPPVTLRGEGRSDRFPYSAPD; this is encoded by the coding sequence ATGGACTGGTTCGGCGCACCGGAGTATCAGCTGGGCCGGCTGGTGCTCGAACGCGGCATCGCCGCGGTCTACCTGATCGCCTTTCTCGCCGCCGCCCGGCAGTTCCGCGCCCTGCTCGGCGAGCGCGGCATGCTGCCGATCCCGCGGTATCTGGCCACCCGGACGTTTCGGCAGGCGCCCAGCATCTTCCACTGGCACTACTCCGACCGGTTCTTCGCCGCGATCGCCTGGGGCGGTGCGGTGCTGGCCACCGCGCTGGTGGCCGGGGCGAGCACCCTGGTGCCGCTGTGGGCGACGATGGCGGCCTGGCTGGCGCTGTGGGTGGGCTACCTGTCGATCGTCAACGTCGGCCAGCAGTGGTACTCCTTCGGCTGGGAGTCGCTGCTGTGCGAGGCCGGGTTCCTGGCGATCTTTCTGGGCAACGACCGGGTCGCCCCGCCGGTGCTGGTGCTGTGGCTGACCCGCTGGCTGCTGTTCCGCGTCGAGTTCGGCGCGGGGTTGATCAAGCTGCGCGGCGACCGCTGCTGGCGGGACCTGACCTGCCTGGACTACCACCACGAAACCCAGCCGATGCCCGGGCCGGCAAGCTGGTTCTTCCACCACCTGCCGGCCCCGCTGCACCGCGTGGAGGCCGCCGGCAACCATCTCACCCAACTGGTGGTGCCGTTCGGCTTGTTCGCCCCGCAGCCGGTGGCCGGCATCGCCGCGGCGATCATGATCGTCACCCAGCTGTGGCTGGTCGCCTCCGGGAACTTCGCGTGGCTGAACTGGCTGACGATCGTGCTCGCCGGCGGGGTGCTGGTCGCGCCCGGGGCCGCGACACCGGCCACCGCCGCGGGCCCTGCCCCGGTGTGGTTCGTGGCCGCGGTGGTGGCGGTGACCGTCGTGGTGGCCGTGCTCAGCGTCTGGCCGGTGGTCAACATGGTCTCGGCCGGCCAACGCATGAACGCCTCGTTCAACCCGCTGCGGCTGGTCAACACCTACGGGGCGTTCGGCAGTGTGGGCCGCACCCGCTACGAGGTGGTCGTCGAGGGCACCGCCCACGACGCGCTCACCGACGACGCGGTCTGGCACGAATACGAGTTCCGGGGCAAACCCGGGGCGCCGGGCCGGCTGCCGCGGCAGTGGGCGCCCTACCACCTGCGGCTGGATTGGCTGATGTGGTTCGCCGCGCTCTCCCCGTCCTACGCGCGGGGCTGGTTCGAGCCGTTTCTGCTGCGGCTGCTGGTCAACGATCCGGCGACGGTGCGCCTGCTGCGCCACAACCCGTTCGCGCTCGCCGCGCCGCGGTTCGTGCGCGCCCAGCTCTACCGTTACCGCTTCACCACCGCCGCCGAGCTGCGCCGCGACCGCACCTGGTGGCACCGCACACTGATCGGCCCGTATGTGCCACCGGTTACGCTGCGCGGTGAGGGCCGCTCCGATCGTTTCCCGTACTCCGCCCCCGACTAG
- a CDS encoding NADP-dependent succinic semialdehyde dehydrogenase has translation MSPASIATINPATGATVKTFTPATDTEIEAVIARAHDRFASYRATSFAERAAWAHATADLIEAEADDIAALMTLEMGKTLAAARAEALKSAQGFRFYADNTAALLADVPADAAAVGASAAFTRYQPLGVVLAVMPWNFPLWQAVRFAAPALMAGNVGILKHASNVPQTALYLADVIARGGFPPGCFQTLLIGASAVEGVLRDPRVAAATLTGSEPAGRAVAAVAGDEIKPTVLELGGSDPFIVMPSADVDAAARTAVTARVQNNGQSCIAAKRFIVHTDVYDAFTAKFVAGMQALTVGDPTDPDTDVGPLATESGRDEVAGQVDDAVAAGAQIACGGRRLDRPGWFYPPTVVTGITADMALYTEEVFGPVAGLYRVGSLEEALEIANATPFGLGSNAWTRDEAEQRRFIDGIEAGQVFINGMTVSYPQLPFGGIKRSGYGRELSGNGIREFCNTKTVWVR, from the coding sequence GTGTCCCCAGCGTCGATAGCCACGATCAATCCCGCCACCGGTGCGACGGTCAAAACGTTCACCCCGGCGACCGACACCGAGATCGAGGCGGTGATCGCGCGCGCCCACGACCGTTTCGCCTCCTACCGCGCAACGAGTTTCGCCGAGCGCGCCGCGTGGGCGCACGCCACCGCCGACCTGATCGAGGCCGAGGCCGACGACATCGCGGCGCTGATGACCCTGGAGATGGGCAAGACGCTGGCCGCCGCCCGGGCCGAGGCGCTCAAATCCGCCCAGGGATTCCGGTTCTACGCCGACAACACCGCCGCACTGCTGGCCGACGTGCCCGCCGACGCGGCCGCCGTCGGGGCGTCGGCGGCGTTCACCCGGTATCAGCCGCTGGGGGTGGTGTTGGCGGTGATGCCGTGGAATTTCCCCCTGTGGCAGGCGGTCCGGTTCGCCGCGCCGGCGTTGATGGCCGGCAACGTCGGCATCCTCAAACACGCCTCCAACGTCCCGCAGACCGCGCTGTATCTGGCCGACGTGATCGCCCGCGGCGGCTTCCCGCCCGGGTGCTTCCAGACGCTGCTGATCGGGGCCTCCGCGGTGGAGGGCGTCCTGCGCGACCCGCGGGTGGCCGCGGCCACCCTGACCGGCAGTGAGCCGGCGGGGCGGGCGGTGGCCGCGGTCGCCGGCGACGAGATCAAGCCCACGGTGCTCGAACTCGGCGGGTCCGACCCGTTCATCGTGATGCCGTCGGCGGACGTGGACGCCGCGGCGCGCACCGCGGTCACCGCCCGGGTGCAGAACAACGGCCAGTCCTGCATCGCGGCCAAACGGTTCATCGTCCACACCGACGTCTACGACGCGTTCACCGCGAAGTTCGTCGCCGGGATGCAGGCGCTGACCGTCGGCGACCCCACCGACCCGGACACCGATGTGGGTCCGCTGGCCACCGAGTCCGGCCGCGACGAGGTCGCCGGACAGGTCGACGACGCGGTGGCCGCCGGCGCGCAGATCGCCTGCGGGGGACGGCGTCTGGACCGTCCCGGCTGGTTCTACCCGCCGACGGTCGTCACCGGCATCACCGCCGACATGGCGCTGTACACCGAGGAGGTGTTCGGTCCGGTCGCCGGGCTGTACCGGGTGGGCAGCCTCGAGGAGGCCCTCGAGATCGCCAACGCCACCCCGTTCGGCCTGGGGTCCAACGCCTGGACCCGCGACGAGGCCGAGCAGCGGCGGTTCATCGACGGCATCGAGGCCGGGCAGGTGTTCATCAACGGGATGACCGTGTCGTACCCGCAGTTGCCGTTCGGCGGGATCAAACGCTCCGGCTACGGCCGCGAGCTCTCCGGCAACGGGATCCGGGAGTTCTGCAACACCAAGACCGTCTGGGTCCGGTGA
- a CDS encoding R2-like ligand-binding oxidase — translation MTRTHYGSLNSGGLNWASMPLKLFAGGNAKSWNPADIDFSGDRADWEALTDPQRDIATRLCAQFIAGEEAVTSDIQPFMAAMRAEGRLGDEMYLTQFAYEEAKHVQVFRLWLDAVGVTEDLHGYLDELPAYRTIFNEELPAALGALLTDPSPAAQVRASATYNHVVEGMLALTGYYAWQKICTERAILPGMQELVRRIGDDERRHMAWGTFTCRRHVAADDANWAVFEDRMNELIPVALQATEAALAIYGDDIPFGLSVEEFTTYAGDKGMRRLGTISSARGRPLAEIDLDYTPLRLEDTFADEDRRELAALG, via the coding sequence ATGACACGCACTCACTACGGTTCGCTGAACTCCGGCGGGCTGAACTGGGCCAGCATGCCGCTGAAGCTGTTCGCCGGCGGCAACGCGAAATCCTGGAATCCGGCCGACATCGACTTCTCCGGCGACCGGGCCGACTGGGAGGCGCTGACCGACCCGCAGCGCGACATCGCCACCCGGCTGTGCGCGCAGTTCATCGCCGGCGAGGAGGCGGTCACCAGCGACATCCAGCCGTTCATGGCCGCGATGCGCGCCGAGGGCCGCCTCGGCGACGAGATGTATCTGACCCAGTTCGCCTACGAGGAGGCCAAGCACGTGCAGGTCTTCCGGCTGTGGCTCGACGCGGTCGGGGTCACCGAGGACCTGCACGGCTACCTCGACGAGCTGCCCGCCTACCGCACCATCTTCAACGAGGAGCTGCCCGCAGCGCTCGGCGCGTTGCTGACCGACCCGTCGCCGGCCGCCCAGGTGCGCGCCTCGGCGACCTACAACCACGTCGTGGAGGGGATGCTGGCGCTCACCGGCTACTACGCGTGGCAGAAGATCTGCACCGAGCGGGCCATCCTGCCGGGCATGCAGGAACTGGTGCGCCGCATCGGCGACGACGAACGCCGCCACATGGCCTGGGGCACGTTCACCTGCCGGCGCCACGTCGCCGCCGACGACGCCAACTGGGCGGTGTTCGAGGACCGGATGAACGAACTCATCCCGGTGGCGCTGCAGGCCACCGAGGCCGCGCTGGCCATCTACGGCGACGACATCCCGTTCGGGCTCTCGGTGGAGGAGTTCACCACCTACGCCGGGGACAAGGGGATGCGCCGGCTGGGCACCATCTCCAGCGCACGGGGCCGCCCGCTGGCCGAGATCGACTTGGACTACACCCCGCTGCGGTTGGAGGACACCTTCGCCGACGAGGACCGCCGGGAGCTGGCCGCCCTCGGCTGA